The segment tatccataatagattactgctgtccaatatattcatccgcctcagaatctgcattaaaatctctcgatgcagtgcaccatgaaggcgtgcgattgtgacaggagctttccgatcgtccccaacaaactcacttttggtggaggcaggtattttgcccttaaaacatcaaccgtaatttaataacaatacaaagaggtctttcaatgcaagcgggatcgtctcctgcaacttactgcttccaaaactgtaatcaagtaacagcagttaatagtactagctctttcccaaaaagagctagatacaaataatgaacatacataatatgaatccaattttttttgcacccaccaatggaattgccaccaccatggagtttttatagagtaaagatatgtacctccctgtcttacctactcaaaaaacaaatgacaagtacggaaatgtaccgccaacatgctttggagcacattagaagaaaaggcgacaaatttatgatatatacagacggctccaaaaataatgttggagtaggagcatctgcatattcgaaaaatatgttaagtaaaaaaagcctaccttcaatatcatcagtatttactgctgaagtcacagccatacagatggctctagatatgatatctgaggcaaaagcaagtgtgtctgtaattttcagtgactcacgtagcgctatagatgcaataggacagtataaatcaggaaaccaaaccaaatagtacaggaaattcaaataaaaaattcatcaactcctccaatcaggaatatcaataaataaatgttggatcccagcacacgtgggaataaaaggaaatgaatatgcagactctgctgccaaattagcctgcactatccctccaacaatttcatatgccccagtgtcagactgggtaaaatcagttaaaacattaatttaccaggattggaaagaagaatgggcctcggtgccaacaacaaacaaacttaaaaatataaaaactgaagtctatgcatggaggacatcctcacaggaggaaagagcaaaagaggtgatcctagcaaggctacgtatggacacacaagattctcacatggtcacttgatgtcaacaccacatgctgacccagtgaaatgtaacagatgtcaaacacccatgacagtacagcatttgcttgttgagtgcccaaattggacccagcaaagagtctatttatctgcggagttcagaaatgaaaaatattcttgcggaaagcagggatttttcaattaataaaatcataatttttttaaataaacgggtttctcaaataacgtcaaaatttttttttttttttttttttttttctcagattgaTCCCTGAACCACCCAGAATCGTCTActttgagactcagaggtctggaaaaactaacccatttataataataataacagaatcatGCCCTCCAGTTCAAATACttccctatatataaatatacaaaaacctaACACACACGCAAGGTTCAGAGCACAACGAAATTAAAAATTTCATCAGCTTACTCACCGACAGTTGCCATACAACGGGCATCAAGAGCAATCTCCCTTTTGGAAGGCAGTTGAATGACAATTTTGTTATCCATCTTTCTTTTCACTATTCCGGTGGTTCCAGCAGAGTGTACAATTCTGTTGAAGAAAGTAAATGTGagggcaaatgaaaataaaaccaccAGCCAAACTGATATACGTATGTCAAGTTCTTTGTTCCTTCCTCTTTCTACAAGTTTTTGCCTactaaaagaaagacaaagttacAAGTTTTTGCCTactaaaagaaagacaaagtaacACCTCAACTTGTGGATTTCTGTACTTATCAGCTACCacgttatgattattttttcccATGATACAGTACCAGTCCAGATGCGATACATTTTTAGGTATAACTCTTAAATTGAATGTAAAGTGTGAAGTGCAAGCTAGTTTAGGTTAGGAACTAAGTGGAATTGCTGCTAGCTCTAAGATAACCAGAAATGATTCAATCGCAAGCTATAATATAGTCTTTGTTACTTTAAAGCTGTTACTTGAGGTGCTACCATAATGCAATAAAGAAGCTATTTTCaatatagtacgtatatgtatCTACTATGAGCAAGAGGAGGGGCATTCATTTAGAGTAATAAGGTGTCATCACTATCAATATTATCAAGAAATCTTTCAATATTACCCAAATAAAATACTGTACGTCAAACTTTATTGCCCAGGTTAACTAACGTACCTTGAACCCTCTCCTGGTATCAACTCTACACAGCAGACATTCGTTGCTATGGGCAATGCTCCAAGGGGGTAGGCATCTCCATCCTTTGGTCGCACTGttgacaaaaattaaatttttcaggGTGAAAAGCACATTAAggggaaaaaatgatattttcatgataaaataaagtttcacatatacttaccgaacagttacatagcttatagcttcttacctacggcagtcgaaattcaaattgttggcgccagcggcgttgctatcttaagtataggtgatacaagacccgcccacatccgggaaccctgggtactgctagccttctaccatcaattttcgtttagccgacacgtccatctgtggggaggtgggtgggctttgattatgtaactgttcggtaagtatatgtgaaactttattttatcatgaaaatatcattttcacataagtgacttaccgaacagttacatagctgaatccaaactacccggaaggagggtagatggactacataaaaaatgacagtaagaccacattaaacagcaaatgttgcagtaccttaaccttgtgagagagcagctgcaggagaatactgcctctggttgggcgctctcatcactcgtaggagacgtggcagtataggccagggtcgtccctacttagtgggattttgtaaccatggacaagaccgttggttgacaaaatattaaaaaaacagataatgccttgccctgggcttcagaaaccagataaaaaacaacagaccatcacctataccaaaaataatgacatactcaaaagtaataaataagatctggagggttctccaaagtactatgagcctccagtctgcccacgactcaacaacctataacaaggcgaggagacagtagaggatagaaagttccccctatgtttcctttcccaacaccatgcccgctaccgacaaaggacccaatttacaacaactatcataggtagcctctacattcttcaggtaaaatgaggcgaaacacagatctcgatctccaaaacctagattgaagaatcgaggaaagcgacatattgtgcttgaagcttaaggatgtcgccactgcacgtatttcatgtgctttcaccttaagcacatttaagagtctgatcttggacttgagagtgtgactccagtatcagacttctcaaaaagaacaAAATAGCGTTCCTTGGAGAGGGTTTTGCAAAATTCTTAACCGAACATcaaagtcggtcggaattacctctaactggatggtgtccttgacAGGcaaacatttcagagctctgacaggacatagtaaatattcttcgtcatcggacccactatattaagataatcccttaagtacaaaagatttaggccatgggttagagggagattcgttctttgctaaaaattcgttaacaaaagaacaaaccgcattacgatttttgaaccccacctctttgtggatggcttgtaactcactcactccttcctgctgtagccaaagcgaagagaaaaagtgccttcctcgttacatctctcaaagacgcttcacgaagtggctcgaatcgtgaagacatcagaaaagttaaaactacgtccaagttccagtcccactatccttcttggatacttttttactgtattaaaagatttaattaaatctccaattatcctggttagaggagatgtcaagccctctatgcttaaacactgaggacgcatagctctgtaccctttaattgtcgataccgaCTAGTTCTTAGcttctttaaggtacagcaaaaaatcagctatttctgtcacagaggttttagaagatgagaaattatgtcttctgcaccacgtcctaaagactccccactttgattggtaaagcttggcagaagagcttcttcgacagttagcaatagcctctgccgcctCTACGAgaaaaaccccttcgctctgacgagtttccggacagtctgaacccatgtcagtgacagagcggacaaattctgatgatacctgtcgaagtggggctgtttgagtagccgaggatactgaggaagaagtctgggatggtctataaccaacttgagaaggtctggaaaccactctttcctgggccagaatggtgctaccaacgtcattgacacattttgatgtgagaggaacttgttcaacacctcttgatcatttccaaataaaaaaaaatgggggaaaggcgtaaacgtctagaCCCTCGTCCAATCCTAaagcattgcgtcggtcttccaagcaagaggatctggaactggggaacaaaagatcggaagtcgattgttcctcgacgtggcaaacagatcccactgaaggtcttccccaaagttttccacagttcctgacaaattttttgtcttgcaatgtccactccgtggaagaacttggtttactcgactgagttcgtctgccagta is part of the Macrobrachium nipponense isolate FS-2020 chromosome 15, ASM1510439v2, whole genome shotgun sequence genome and harbors:
- the LOC135226661 gene encoding large ribosomal subunit protein uL2m-like — encoded protein: MSCQSSEMFACQGHHPVRVRPKDGDAYPLGALPIATNVCCVELIPGEGSRIVHSAGTTGIVKRKMDNKIVIQLPSKREIALDARCMATVGRISNIDHGKQPIGSAQRNRWLGNRPRSGLWQRKDGHQGRKLKAPPPVQIYAKPKAEIPTLTLTLTGERHPKRLIPSTDRVS